The Castanea sativa cultivar Marrone di Chiusa Pesio chromosome 11, ASM4071231v1 genome contains a region encoding:
- the LOC142618057 gene encoding F-box/kelch-repeat protein At3g23880-like — MSQRKHVPYDIIITILPKLPIKSIVRFRCVCKLWDSTITSSAFISTHLSNNNNNNVSDHGYLIHMPNVITKEATYSSSSSSSSLSNPVCMVACDPKFNKISEYRISSDFSREGSCNIVGSCNGVLCLADSAWNPTYLWNPSIRKFKSLPCLSKYQWVSAGFAYQSETNDYKVIKIYSTSEPYIERHAELQAEVYTLSSDEWRRVGIPLNLLRLIYPTSCSSDTFVSGALHWVAWIKEDFGSRSRKILSFDVNNEKFGEIAIPYGGKIHPQILAVIKENLAFISSEFCYASGIRYGIWVMGEYGVCESWNKLFTLRLGDFEFIIGCTRHGEVIVRKNAKTKSDAELQRGIDFVVVIIDPVTLNEKELIVPHFPTKATTFVESLVLLDDNPDKKIS; from the coding sequence ATGTCGCAAAGGAAACACGTCCCATACgacatcatcatcaccatcttGCCAAAGCTACCGATCAAATCAATAGTAAGGTTCAGATGTGTCTGCAAGTTATGGGACTCCACAATCACCAGCTCTGCTTTCATCTCCACCCACCTtagtaacaacaacaacaacaacgtttCTGATCATGGTTATCTCATACACATGCCTAATGTTATCACAAAGGAAGCCAcgtattcttcttcttcttcatcttcttctctttctaaCCCAGTTTGTATGGTTGCTTGTGATCCTAAGTTTAACAAGATTTCTGAGTACAGAATTTCCTCAGATTTCTCTAGAGAAGGTTCATGCAATATAGTAGGTTCATGCAATGGCGTATTGTGTCTCGCTGATTCTGCATGGAACCCCACGTATTTGTGGAACCCCAGCATTAGAAAGTTCAAGAGTTTGCCTTGCTTAAGCAAATACCAATGGGTTTCCGCTGGATTTGCTTATCAGTCTGAAACCAATGACTACAAGGTCATAAAGATATATTCTACGTCTGAACCCTACATCGAAAGACATGCTGAGCTTCAGGCCGAGGTTTACACGTTAAGTTCGGATGAATGGAGAAGGGTTGGAATCCCATTGAACTTATTAAGATTAATATATCCAACATCTTGTTCATCTGATACATTTGTTAGTGGGGCTTTACATTGGGTGGCATGGATTAAAGAGGATTTCGGAAGTAGAAGCAGAAAGATTTTGTCATTTGACGTCAACAATGAGAAATTTGGAGAGATAGCAATCCCTTATGGTGGGAAAATACACCCACAAATTCTAGCGGTGATCAAGGAAAATCTGGCCTTCATTTCATCAGAATTTTGTTATGCCTCCGGAATACGCTACGGCATTTGGGTGATGGGGGAGTATGGTGTATGTGAATCATGGAATAAACTTTTTACTTTGCGGTTGGGAGATTTTGAATTCATAATTGGTTGCACGAGGCATGGTGAAGTTATAGTTCGAAAGAATGCCAAGACTAAATCCGATGCAGAATTACAGAGGGgaattgattttgttgttgttataattGACCCTGTAACTTTAAATGAGAAGGAGCTTATTGTTCCACATTTTCCAACTAAAGCTACTACTTTTGTGGAAAGCCTTGTGTTGCTTGATGACAATCCGGATAAGAAGATTTCATAG
- the LOC142614511 gene encoding protein-S-isoprenylcysteine O-methyltransferase A-like isoform X2 — protein MTEIFSYTAYRQLSQMFLAIIFFHSSEYILALAVHGKSNVNLKSLLISPSYLAAMFFSLLEYLIEIVLFPGMKEYWWISNLGLVMVIVGEIIRKAAIITAGYSFTHLIRTNREENHRLITHGIYRFIRHPAYCGFFIWSVGTQIMLCNPISMIGFTIVVWRFFAQRIPYEEYFLRQFFGSSYDEYARGVPSGVPFVK, from the coding sequence atgaCAGAAATCTTCAGTTACACGGCTTACAGACAGTTATCTCAGATGTTCCTCGCGATAATTTTCTTTCACAGTTCTGAATACATTTTAGCACTCGCCGTTCATGGGAAATCAAATGTTAATCTTAAGTCTCTTCTGATTAGCCCAAGTTATCTTGCAGCAATGTTCTTTTCTTTGCTGGAGTACTTAATTGAAATTGTGTTATTTCCTGGGATGAAGGAATACTGGTGGATTAGTAACTTGGGCCTTGTAATGGTTATAGTTGGCGAAATAATAAGGAAAGCAGCAATTATTACAGCTGGTTATTCATTCACACATCTTATTAGGACCAATCGTGAGGAGAATCACAGATTGATTACTCATGGAATCTATAGATTTATCCGACATCCTGCATATTGTGGTTTCTTCATTTGGTCGGTTGGTACTCAGATAATGCTTTGTAATCCCATATCGATGATTGGATTTACAATTGTTGTTTGGCGCTTCTTTGCGCAACGGATTCCATATGAAGAGTATTTCTTGAGGCAGTTTTTTGGTTCAAGTTATGACGAATATGCCCGAGGTGTTCCTTCCGGGGTGCCATTTGTAAAGTGA
- the LOC142614511 gene encoding protein-S-isoprenylcysteine O-methyltransferase A-like isoform X1 yields MSFLKNLWGDWEVQISILTLYCSASFSEIFSYTAYRQLSQMFLAIIFFHSSEYILALAVHGKSNVNLKSLLISPSYLAAMFFSLLEYLIEIVLFPGMKEYWWISNLGLVMVIVGEIIRKAAIITAGYSFTHLIRTNREENHRLITHGIYRFIRHPAYCGFFIWSVGTQIMLCNPISMIGFTIVVWRFFAQRIPYEEYFLRQFFGSSYDEYARGVPSGVPFVK; encoded by the exons ATGTCATTCTTGAAGAATCTTTGGGGTGATTGGGAGGTTCAGATTTCCATATTAACGTTGTATTGCTCTGCATCTTTTTCAG AAATCTTCAGTTACACGGCTTACAGACAGTTATCTCAGATGTTCCTCGCGATAATTTTCTTTCACAGTTCTGAATACATTTTAGCACTCGCCGTTCATGGGAAATCAAATGTTAATCTTAAGTCTCTTCTGATTAGCCCAAGTTATCTTGCAGCAATGTTCTTTTCTTTGCTGGAGTACTTAATTGAAATTGTGTTATTTCCTGGGATGAAGGAATACTGGTGGATTAGTAACTTGGGCCTTGTAATGGTTATAGTTGGCGAAATAATAAGGAAAGCAGCAATTATTACAGCTGGTTATTCATTCACACATCTTATTAGGACCAATCGTGAGGAGAATCACAGATTGATTACTCATGGAATCTATAGATTTATCCGACATCCTGCATATTGTGGTTTCTTCATTTGGTCGGTTGGTACTCAGATAATGCTTTGTAATCCCATATCGATGATTGGATTTACAATTGTTGTTTGGCGCTTCTTTGCGCAACGGATTCCATATGAAGAGTATTTCTTGAGGCAGTTTTTTGGTTCAAGTTATGACGAATATGCCCGAGGTGTTCCTTCCGGGGTGCCATTTGTAAAGTGA
- the LOC142615683 gene encoding protein transport protein SEC16B homolog — protein sequence MASSPPFEVEDQTDEDFFDKLVNDEIEFTGSVPSVVKNDALDEAKAVSNLRISEVGAAGVDSGGNEGLEVNDEMGNEDLVVSAVSLDANEENVVGEVSNSLVPGNTDESNRVAGKESVPSVVIPNETNEGSKVGKGEEGALHSSVGESSVSVGTGVKIVQWSSFGSEVDDNGGEFGTYSEFFSELKDNSQDPFENVTNIGQLGAESNFVGGVSENPVADLAASNYGQHQEGQYYGAVTGQNIDGQDLSSSQNWENLYPGWKYDTNTGQWYQLEGYDANASSSADINVNGNDHANAVLSDHTVGGYYQQQTAQAQSVVGTLDDGCSTGSVSHWNQISQGNMQYPAHMVFDPNYPDWYYDSITKEWKLLETYTPASNQLTSVDYNQQYQNQNVENHQSQSLVSQENVANWDGSASNYNNQTVNMWQTQHVAKSNTIGFTENQKLGNHNSSTGHLTDSVDQQSGFIPHGSLAQYEQPNQSVDGGRRVAEFQSFIPDENFYQHQNQAKDLNQHMHFSPAHLGNQKPVNFSQQLLQSGTQFSYAPSEGRSSAGRPPHALVTFGFGGKLIVMKDNSSFPRNSYESQDSVGGVLNVLNLMEVVMDKNDSSSFGLGACDYFYELCQQSFPGPLNGGSVGSKELNKWIDEKIATCESPIVDYRKSEVLRLLFSLLKISCQYYGKLRSPFGTDQALQESDCPESAIAKLFTTSKRKSAYGALAHCLQSLPSEAQIQATALEVQSLLVSGRKKEALQCAQGGQLWGPALVLASQLGDQFYVDTVKQMALNQFIAGSPLRTLCLLIAGQPAEVFSSATTSSTLPGFVDFSQQPVKSGANCMLEEWEENLAVITANRTKDDELVIIHLGDCLWKEHGETIAAHICYLVAEASIEPYSDAARLCLIGADHLKFPRTYASPEAIQRTELHEYSKVLGNSQFLLLPFQPYKLIYAHMLAEVGKVADALKYCHAILKFLKTGRAPEVDTWRQLVLSLEERIRTHQQGGYGSNLAPTKLVGKLLTFIDSTAHRVVGGLPPPVPSTSHSGAQHSEYASQSGGLKVLNSQSTMAMSSLMPSASVEPINERAAENKMPNRSVSEPIFGSAPKKVDSSKETNSSDTQEKASASGGSSRFGRFGSQLFQKTVGLVLRSRPDRQAKLGEKNRFYYDEKLKRWVEEGAEPPPPEEAALAPPPMTAAFQNGMPDYNVKDAPKTGGFPLDLGLQTKSPISSERSSGIPPIPPSSNQFSARGRMGVRSRYVDTFNKGGGTPSNLFQTPSIPAAKPGGGSNPKFFIPAPVASVVETVQTPGESMQEASLNDANPPTSFKEDSISSTQKSTSSSMSLQRFPSMDNIIQRKTGPMAHGTSLVPPPSRRTASWSGNLSDGWNPSMMNEVKPLGEVLGVSPSLYKPGDPLSVQFPLSHNSSRDDLHEVEL from the exons aTGGCTTCTTCTCCTCCATTTGAGGTGGAGGATCAGACGGATGaggatttttttgataaacttgtTAATGATGAGATTGAATTTACTGGATCTGTGCCTAGTGTTGTAAAGAATGATGCTTTAGATGAGGCAAAAGCGGTTTCTAATCTAAGGATTAGCGAAGTGGGCGCCGCCGGAGTTGACTCCGGTGGCAATGAGGGTCTTGAGGTCAATGATGAAATGGGCAATGAAGATTTGGTTGTGTCTGCTGTATCATTGGATGCCAATGAGGAAAATGTGGTTGGTGAAGTGAGCAATTCGTTGGTACCTGGTAATACTGACGAGTCTAATCGTGTGGCTGGCAAAGAGAGCGTTCCATCAGTAGTAATACCCAATGAAACAAATGagggtagcaaagtggggaaAGGGGAGGAAGGTGCATTGCATAGTTCAGTGGGTGAGAGTAGCGTGTCTGTGGGAACGGGTGTGAAAATTGTTCAGTGGAGTTCATTCGGGTCGGAGGTGGATGATAATGGTGGTGAATTTGGGACGTACTCAGAATTCTTTAGTGAATTGAAAGATAACTCGCAAGACCCATTTGAGAATGTGACGAATATTGGCCAGTTGGGGGCAGAATCTAATTTTGTGGGTGGTGTTTCGGAAAACCCAGTTGCTGATTTGGCGGCCTCCAATTATGGGCAACATCAAGAAGGTCAATACTATGGGGCAGTTACGGGGCAGAATATAGATGGTCAGGATTTGAGTAGTAGTCAGAATTGGGAAAATCTTTATCCAGGGTGGAAGTATGACACAAACACTGGGCAATGGTATCAGTTAGAGGGTTATGATGCAAATGCAAGTTCAAGTGCTGATATTAATGTGAATGGAAATGATCATGCAAATGCAGTTCTTTCAGACCACACAGTAGGTGGTTATTATCAGCAGCAAACAGCTCAGGCTCAGTCTGTTGTTGGTACTTTGGATGACGGATGTTCAACTGGCAGTGTCTCTCACTGGAATCAGATTTCCCAAGGAAATATGCAATACCCAGCTCATATGGTATTTGATCCCAATTATCCTGATTGGTACTATGACAGCATCACTAAAGAATGGAAATTGTTGGAAACATACACTCCAGCTTCAAATCAGTTAACAAGTGTAGATTATAATCAGCAATATCAAAATCAGAATGTGGAGAATCATCAGTCACAAAGTCTAGTTAGTCAAGAAAATGTTGCAAACTGGGATGGATCTGCGAGCAATTACAATAACCAAACTGTGAATATGTGGCAAACTCAACATGTTGCAAAGAGCAACACAATTGGGTTTACTGAAAACCAGAAATTAGGGAACCATAACAGTTCCACTGGTCATTTAACTGATTCTGTGGATCAACAGTCGGGGTTCATTCCACATGGATCACTTGCTCAGTATGAACAGCCAAATCAAAGTGTTGATGGCGGCCGTAGGGTTGCTGAGTTTCAAAGCTTTATTCCTGATGAAAATTTTTATCAGCACCAAAATCAGGCCAAGGACCTAAATCAACACATGCATTTCTCACCTGCTCACTTGGGTAATCAGAAACCAGTGAATTTTTCACAACAGCTGCTTCAGAGTGGAACTCAGTTCTCTTATGCACCAAGTGAGGGGAGGTCATCTGCAGGACGGCCTCCACATGCTCTAGTCACTTTTGGTTTTGGTGGGAAACTTATAGTCATGAAAGATAACAGTTCTTTTCCTAGAAACTCATATGAAAGCCAG GACTCTGTAGGAGGTGTGCTTAATGTTCTCAACTTGATGGAAGTTGTCATGGACAAAAATGATTCTTCAAGCTTTGGATTGGGTGcttgtgattatttttatgaattgtGCCAACAATCTTTTCCTGGTCCCTTGAATGGTGGGAGTGTTGGAAGTAAGGAGTTAAACAAATGGATTGATGAAAAGATTGCTACCTGTGAATCTCCAATCGTGGATTATAGGAAAAGTGAAGTTCTTAGGTTGCTTTTTTCTTTGCTGAAAATATCATGTCAGTATTATGGAAAACTTCGATCACCTTTTGGCACTGACCAAGCCTTGCAG GAAAGTGATTGTCCTGAGTCAGCTATTGCTAAGCTCTTTACAACTTCCAAAAGAAAGAGTGCGTATGGTGCACTTGCACACTGCTTGCAGAGCTTGCCTTCTGAAGCACAAATTCAg GCTACCGCTCTTGAGGTACAAAGTCTTCTTGTCTCTGGTAGGAAGAAAGAGGCTTTGCAATGTGCACAAGGAGGTCAACTGTGGGGACCGGCCCTTGTTCTTGCATCTCAACTTGGGGATCAG TTTTATGTTGATACTGTGAAGCAAATGGCACTTAACCAATTCATAGCTGGATCACCATTGCGGACTTTATGCCTGCTTATTGCTGGGCAGCCTGCAGAAGTGTTTTCTAGTGCCACTACTAGTAGCACCTTACCTGGTTTTGTAGATTTTTCTCAACAGCCTGTCAAG AGTGGGGCTAACTGCATGTTAGAGGAATGGGAAGAGAATTTAGCTGTCATAACTGCAAATAGAACAAAAGATGATGAGCTTGTCATCATTCATCTAGGAGATTGCCTATGGAAGGAGCATGGGGAG ACTATTGCTGCACACATATGTTATTTAGTTGCAGAAGCCAGCATTGAACCATATTCGGATGCTGCAAGACTCTGTCTTATTGGTGCAGATCATTTGAAATTTCCACGAACATATGCCAGCCCTGAGGCTATACAG AGGACAGAATTACATGAGTACTCAAAGGTGCTTGGGAATTCTCAGTTTCTCCTCCTTCCTTTCCAGCCATATAAACTTATTTATGCCCACATGCTGGCTGAAGTTGGAAAAGTTGCAGATGCTTTGAA GTACTGCCATGCAATTTTGAAGTTTCTCAAGACTGGTAGAGCACCAGAAGTGGACACATGGAGACAATTAGTGTTGTCTCTTGAGGAGCGGATTAGAACCCACCAGCAG GGTGGTTATGGATCAAATTTGGCTCCAACCAAACTGGTTGGTAAATTGCTTACTTTCATTGACAGTACCGCTCATCGTGTTGTTGGAGGCCTACCTCCACCTGTACCTTCAACATCACATAGTGGTGCTCAACATAGTGAATATGCTTCTCAGTCAGGAGGCCTTAAAGTATTGAACAGTCAATCAACAATGGCAATGTCTTCATTAATGCCATCAGCTTCAGTGGAACCCATAAATGAGCGGGCTGCTGAGAACAAAATGCCTAATAGAAGTGTCTCGGAGCCAATCTTTGGTAGTGCTCCTAAGAAG GTTGATTCATCCAAGGAAACAAACTCTTCTGATACGCAAGAAAAGGCATCAGCATCAGGTGGGTCATCTCGTTTTGGTCGTTTTGGCTCACAGCTATTCCAAAAGACTGTGGGATTGGTCTTGAGATCCAGACCAGACCGGCAG GCTAAATTGGGTGAGAAGAATAGATTCTATTATGATGAAAAGCTTAAGAGATGGGTTGAAGAAGGTGCTGAACCTCCTCCACCTGAGGAGGCCGCGCTAGCACCTCCACCAATGACTGCAGCTTTTCAGAATGGAATGCCAGATTACAACGTGAAAGATGCACCAAAAACTGGAGGATTTCCCTTGGATTTGGGGCTTCAAACCAAAAGCCCGATCTCTTCTGAACGAAGTTCAGGGATCCCACCTATTCCACCTAGTTCAAACCAGTTCTCTGCACGTGGACGGATGGGTGTTCGCTCAAG GTATGTTGACACATTCAATAAGGGTGGTGGGACCCCATCAAATTTGTTCCAGACACCTTCTATTCCAGCTGCTAAACCTGGGGGTGGTTCCAATCCTAAATTTTTCATCCCTGCTCCAGTAGCTTCCGTTGTGGAGACAGTTCAGACACCTGGAGAAAGCATGCAAGAGGCTTCTCTGAACGATGCCAATCCACCTACTTCATTTAAGGAGGATTCTATCTCTTCCACACAAAAatcaacatcatcatcaatGAGTCTGCAGCGGTTTCCTAGCATGGATAATATTATACAAAGGAAAACAGGGCCGATGGCACATGGAACTAGCTTAGTTCCCCCTCCCTCACGGCGTACAGCATCATGGAGTGGAAACCTTAGTGATGGATGGAATCCTTCAATGATGAATGAAGTAAAACCTCTAGGAGAAGTCCTTGGTGTATCTCCATCTTTGTACAAGCCTGGTGACCCTTTATCAGTGCAGTTTCCATTGAGTCATAATAGTTCTAGGGATGATCTTCATGAAGTTGAACTTTGA